From Paenibacillus sp. V4I7, one genomic window encodes:
- a CDS encoding endospore germination permease gives MKISGYQMFWIISLSSMIGISYQPIHLAAEQSRQDCWISILLGGMIMLAITWIMLRVCMQNIDKTLIGFMKDLLGTVIGKIIVIVYFLLWFMQMSTTANVAVEFINLVMLHNTPMIVILLCLLFNVTYAVYRGGITAVGRCSEIIGPFFVFMLFVQLFLNPQDMDIKRILPIYADSGWFPIVKGTLYSFNYLFDPSIILILFFFAENKRMASRAILLGTSIAILWGVLSTLVLLFITGPKMAAELVVPIYSLTKFVSILNFVQNIDAFYIPLWYLGAFIKLSVCLFILSYGLSEWTGFKNWKLIACITTFIWLGYVIFSTYNIRFFYTLKNMFFVGLFYPFLYIVVPLILWMLGSIRQYRKASSVD, from the coding sequence ATGAAAATAAGCGGGTATCAAATGTTTTGGATCATTAGCCTCTCCTCTATGATCGGGATATCCTATCAGCCTATCCATTTAGCCGCGGAGCAATCGCGTCAGGACTGCTGGATCTCCATTCTGCTTGGGGGCATGATCATGCTGGCCATAACATGGATCATGTTACGAGTATGCATGCAAAATATAGACAAAACGTTGATTGGCTTCATGAAAGACCTGCTTGGCACCGTGATCGGCAAAATCATCGTCATCGTTTATTTTCTGCTTTGGTTCATGCAAATGAGCACGACAGCTAACGTTGCGGTCGAATTTATAAATCTGGTTATGCTCCATAACACGCCGATGATCGTCATCTTGTTATGTCTATTGTTTAACGTTACATATGCCGTGTATAGAGGGGGAATTACGGCAGTCGGTCGATGTTCGGAGATCATTGGCCCCTTTTTTGTCTTCATGTTATTTGTACAGCTCTTCCTGAATCCGCAAGATATGGATATCAAAAGAATCCTGCCCATCTATGCCGACTCGGGCTGGTTTCCTATTGTAAAAGGCACCTTATATTCATTCAACTACTTGTTTGATCCTTCGATCATTCTGATCCTTTTCTTTTTCGCTGAGAACAAACGAATGGCCTCGCGTGCTATCTTATTGGGTACGTCGATTGCAATTCTATGGGGTGTATTGAGCACTCTGGTACTTCTGTTCATAACCGGACCAAAAATGGCCGCTGAATTGGTAGTACCTATTTACTCTCTAACAAAGTTTGTATCCATCCTCAATTTCGTTCAGAATATCGATGCTTTTTACATCCCCCTTTGGTACCTTGGCGCTTTTATTAAACTGTCTGTGTGTTTATTCATACTTAGTTACGGGTTATCAGAGTGGACAGGATTCAAGAATTGGAAGCTTATTGCTTGCATAACGACTTTCATCTGGCTGGGTTACGTGATATTTAGCACATACAATATTCGGTTTTTCTATACGCTTAAGAACATGTTTTTTGTTGGCCTTTTTTACCCCTTCCTCTACATTGTTGTTCCATTGATCTTATGGATGCTAGGCAGTATACGGCAATACCGCAAAGCGTCGAGCGTCGACTAG
- a CDS encoding Mu transposase C-terminal domain-containing protein, protein MARNKFSSGTQFIMDGIEYVIIRKEKQDLIVELIQYKQRKTYSIYELEVAFYEERLTFRDTGERANKIKMDVEFTDDEKTEIDMKLEVLHPVIKGYFHKIKLDEYLQTLKDEKNIVVSKASFYNWKKLWEQYGDARYLLKRKPGPNQRRTLGEVIESLERIMGEKLYSGEEVRYRDIHREYKGSINNINKMRDEDDKAIIRSVQTIWRIVKEKRDYYRQQKARDGVVAAKLERDGSKPMVERPTRPLERVELDWTPIDLFMVDPKTMDRKKAWLVYAIDVFSGNPLGFYITFDTPDSFAIRQCLLHCFLPKVYLKKLYPDVINEWTAYGIPKELVIDNASSNNSYNIEEICENFGMDLLFPEVAAGHKKGTVERGQKTFNDIVHTLKGTTFSNMFKRKMYDSKGKACITLQAFYYIAHIIFVDIISHNWSHSRIGGTPHQIWERAFAEDPSLIKELPFTKKEIKLALCGGSKKRKIQSEGVTLSETWFWSEELMQLKNKMKQEGDEDLEVLVRFDFADVKKVYVQNPYDYSYIEAEIDPNRINEYEKHYDLEPSLPIPYQQIKTICLSEGRKRREFDDTHIIQAMVNIHSIEQQQDKDKRRGYTQTLQAEASIVEGLALGSFDYGKLGAPEEPETFRYVGQLTEEELRVKKGKDAKDANQAKEVVEEAKKGNESTMVSTAEVNAKPKGKVHNEAQRHQDIDDDLPTYETSRLA, encoded by the coding sequence ATGGCTAGAAATAAGTTTTCATCAGGAACTCAATTTATAATGGATGGCATTGAATATGTCATTATACGGAAAGAAAAACAAGACCTGATTGTTGAATTAATACAATATAAGCAACGAAAAACCTACTCTATTTATGAATTGGAAGTTGCTTTTTATGAGGAACGATTAACATTTAGAGATACTGGAGAACGTGCCAATAAAATAAAGATGGATGTTGAATTTACAGATGATGAAAAAACTGAGATCGATATGAAGCTTGAAGTTCTTCATCCGGTGATTAAAGGTTATTTCCATAAGATTAAATTGGATGAGTATTTACAAACATTAAAGGATGAGAAAAATATTGTTGTAAGTAAAGCGAGTTTCTATAACTGGAAGAAATTATGGGAGCAATATGGTGATGCAAGGTATTTGTTAAAGAGAAAACCTGGGCCTAACCAAAGAAGAACCTTAGGTGAGGTCATAGAATCCCTGGAAAGAATAATGGGAGAGAAACTATATTCAGGCGAAGAAGTTAGATACAGAGACATTCATCGTGAGTATAAAGGTAGTATAAATAATATTAATAAGATGAGAGATGAAGATGATAAAGCAATTATAAGATCTGTTCAAACGATTTGGCGAATTGTTAAAGAAAAGCGTGACTATTATCGACAACAAAAAGCAAGAGATGGTGTTGTAGCAGCTAAGCTTGAAAGAGACGGTTCCAAGCCTATGGTCGAAAGACCAACCCGTCCTCTCGAACGAGTTGAACTGGATTGGACACCGATCGATCTATTTATGGTTGATCCAAAAACAATGGATAGAAAAAAAGCTTGGTTAGTTTACGCAATTGATGTGTTTTCTGGAAATCCTTTAGGTTTTTATATAACATTTGATACGCCTGATTCGTTTGCAATCAGACAATGTTTGCTTCATTGTTTTTTACCTAAGGTGTATCTCAAGAAGTTATACCCCGACGTAATCAATGAATGGACCGCGTATGGAATTCCTAAAGAACTTGTTATTGATAATGCTTCATCGAACAATTCATATAACATTGAAGAAATATGTGAGAATTTTGGTATGGATCTTTTATTTCCAGAAGTTGCAGCTGGTCACAAAAAAGGAACAGTCGAGAGAGGGCAAAAGACGTTTAATGATATTGTGCATACTTTAAAGGGGACAACTTTTTCTAATATGTTTAAGAGAAAAATGTATGACTCCAAAGGGAAAGCCTGTATTACATTGCAAGCTTTTTACTATATAGCCCACATTATATTTGTTGATATTATCTCTCACAACTGGAGTCACAGCCGAATAGGCGGGACGCCACACCAAATTTGGGAAAGAGCTTTTGCAGAAGATCCTAGCTTAATTAAGGAATTACCTTTTACAAAAAAAGAAATCAAACTAGCCCTTTGTGGTGGAAGCAAAAAGAGAAAAATTCAATCAGAAGGAGTTACTCTCTCAGAAACATGGTTTTGGAGTGAAGAGTTAATGCAGCTTAAGAACAAAATGAAACAAGAAGGTGATGAAGATTTAGAAGTATTGGTTAGGTTTGATTTTGCTGATGTCAAAAAGGTATATGTACAAAATCCATATGATTACAGTTATATTGAAGCTGAAATTGATCCGAATAGAATTAATGAGTATGAGAAGCATTATGATTTGGAGCCTTCACTTCCAATACCTTATCAGCAAATAAAAACAATTTGTTTATCAGAAGGACGAAAACGACGTGAATTTGATGATACACATATTATTCAAGCAATGGTAAATATACACTCGATCGAACAGCAGCAAGATAAAGATAAACGTAGAGGCTACACGCAAACTCTTCAAGCAGAAGCCAGTATTGTAGAGGGTCTTGCGCTAGGGTCTTTTGATTATGGAAAGTTAGGAGCACCAGAAGAACCGGAGACTTTTCGTTATGTAGGTCAACTAACGGAGGAAGAACTTAGAGTGAAAAAAGGAAAAGATGCAAAAGATGCAAATCAAGCTAAAGAGGTTGTAGAAGAAGCCAAAAAAGGAAACGAGTCTACTATGGTAAGTACTGCCGAAGTAAATGCCAAGCCAAAGGGAAAAGTACACAATGAAGCTCAAAGGCACCAAGATATCGATGATGATCTGCCAACATATGAGACTTCAAGGTTAGCGTAG
- a CDS encoding tyrosine-type recombinase/integrase: MNLKDLWMLYEADKRILGFSSHTMKAYALQLKMLVLDLGDLELEEISLVLLKDYLARVSERLKPSSLGHRIRFVRSLFRFAFEEGHLTRNPSIKLREPKMDKRIPKFLIEEDVIHLKITCRSHREHALLEFLYCTGCRVGEVQKINLEDINWENCSAIVNGKGSKQREVYFTTECKVWLKRYMESRNDTCKALFVIETNPVRRLSIPTIRWSLKKLAKRGDITANVYPHRFRHTYACQLLDNGAPLEFIQGMLGHEKASTTQIYAQLRGERRRELYRRYF; encoded by the coding sequence ATGAATTTGAAGGATCTGTGGATGCTGTACGAAGCTGATAAACGTATTTTGGGATTTAGTTCGCACACAATGAAAGCATACGCTTTACAATTAAAAATGTTAGTTCTTGATCTTGGTGATCTTGAACTAGAGGAAATATCTCTAGTCTTACTTAAAGACTATTTGGCTAGGGTATCAGAGAGATTAAAACCTAGTAGTTTAGGCCATCGAATTCGATTTGTGCGTTCCCTTTTCCGTTTTGCATTTGAAGAAGGACATCTCACGCGGAATCCGTCTATTAAGTTGAGAGAACCAAAGATGGACAAACGAATTCCGAAATTTCTGATTGAAGAGGACGTAATTCATCTTAAGATTACCTGTCGATCTCATAGAGAGCACGCATTATTAGAGTTTCTATATTGCACAGGATGCCGCGTTGGAGAAGTTCAGAAAATAAACCTTGAAGATATCAACTGGGAAAACTGTTCTGCTATTGTAAATGGTAAGGGATCCAAACAAAGAGAGGTTTATTTTACTACGGAGTGTAAGGTTTGGCTTAAGAGGTACATGGAAAGCAGAAATGATACTTGTAAAGCATTGTTTGTCATCGAAACGAATCCTGTCCGTCGATTGTCGATTCCAACGATACGTTGGTCTTTGAAAAAGCTTGCTAAACGTGGTGATATTACTGCGAATGTATATCCACACCGATTCCGTCATACTTATGCCTGCCAATTGTTAGATAACGGTGCACCTTTAGAATTTATTCAGGGGATGCTCGGACATGAGAAAGCATCTACAACTCAAATTTACGCCCAACTGCGCGGTGAGCGTAGGAGAGAATTATATCGTCGTTATTTTTAA
- a CDS encoding GNAT family N-acetyltransferase, with protein MVELKYFERSDFQQLINWIDSPEFLLQWGGPNFCFPLTEEQLESYLIDANKENSNTLIYGVLHKETGKVIGHISLGKIDKKNKSARVGKVLVGDKKVRGKGIGQVMMKEILKVAFNELRLHRVSLGVFDFNASAIACYEKAGFVKEGLHRDSRKNGNEYWSLWEMSILENEWIEPKKG; from the coding sequence ATGGTTGAATTAAAATATTTTGAGCGTTCGGATTTTCAGCAACTTATTAATTGGATTGATTCTCCAGAGTTTTTACTACAATGGGGAGGTCCTAATTTTTGTTTCCCTTTAACGGAAGAACAATTAGAGAGTTATCTTATTGATGCAAATAAGGAAAACTCTAATACTTTAATTTATGGTGTTTTACATAAGGAAACAGGAAAAGTAATCGGACATATATCATTAGGTAAAATTGACAAGAAAAATAAATCAGCCAGAGTAGGAAAAGTGTTAGTTGGAGATAAAAAGGTAAGGGGAAAAGGAATTGGTCAAGTAATGATGAAAGAAATCCTTAAAGTTGCATTTAATGAACTTAGATTACATAGAGTTAGTCTTGGTGTATTTGATTTTAACGCATCAGCAATTGCTTGTTATGAAAAGGCGGGATTTGTAAAAGAGGGATTACATAGAGACTCAAGGAAAAATGGAAACGAATACTGGAGTTTATGGGAAATGAGCATTTTAGAGAATGAATGGATAGAACCAAAAAAAGGTTAA
- a CDS encoding TniB family NTP-binding protein, which translates to MDGNKEYKRLNGMKIDEKDLKERLFDIENIVVHHKRFTDLYNMIHDCHHLNDGLVILGDTGAGKSTLFKTYELAYPRQKKTRIRNGHTIRYESVPVLRVELAANSSPLNVASKMLESLGEPFYNKGSEKVLTGMLKHQIEDSEVGVVFIDEAQHIVASDTQKVIYKAADWIKQFVNDVKIPIVFGGIKEKAKRIFAANEQLDERFPNKQEFNVFPYSNPDEQKEFRGYLKGIEAKLPFVDRGSSKIFDPYLAEKIYYASLGTPRTIYHLLRHASSKALKAGSDMLEEKHLFEGFDLLSFETRPKVINPFDGKVFKLSVALEKENLKKS; encoded by the coding sequence GTGGACGGAAATAAAGAATATAAGCGCCTTAATGGAATGAAAATAGATGAGAAGGACCTCAAAGAAAGGTTATTTGATATTGAAAATATTGTTGTCCATCATAAGAGATTTACGGATCTATACAATATGATACATGACTGCCATCACTTAAATGATGGGCTAGTCATCTTGGGGGATACAGGAGCAGGGAAATCAACATTATTTAAAACGTATGAATTAGCTTACCCAAGGCAGAAGAAAACACGAATAAGGAATGGTCATACAATTAGGTACGAATCTGTTCCTGTACTTAGAGTGGAATTAGCTGCCAATTCATCTCCTTTAAACGTAGCGTCAAAAATGTTGGAGAGTTTAGGTGAGCCATTTTATAACAAAGGATCTGAAAAAGTACTAACAGGAATGCTTAAACATCAAATTGAAGACTCTGAAGTTGGAGTGGTATTCATCGATGAGGCCCAGCATATTGTCGCATCAGATACTCAAAAAGTGATATATAAGGCTGCAGACTGGATAAAACAATTTGTTAATGATGTTAAGATACCAATTGTTTTTGGTGGAATTAAGGAAAAAGCGAAGAGAATTTTTGCAGCTAATGAACAGCTAGATGAAAGATTCCCTAATAAACAAGAGTTTAATGTATTTCCGTATTCTAATCCTGATGAACAAAAAGAATTTCGTGGATACCTTAAAGGCATCGAGGCAAAGCTGCCATTTGTAGATCGAGGCAGTTCGAAAATTTTTGATCCATATCTTGCTGAAAAAATTTACTATGCAAGTTTGGGTACGCCCAGGACAATCTATCACTTACTTAGGCATGCTTCCTCAAAAGCATTGAAAGCTGGAAGTGACATGTTAGAAGAGAAGCATTTATTTGAAGGTTTTGACTTGTTATCTTTTGAAACAAGACCGAAAGTGATTAATCCTTTTGATGGGAAAGTGTTTAAGTTAAGTGTTGCATTGGAAAAAGAAAATCTAAAAAAGTCTTAG
- a CDS encoding TniQ family protein has translation MSSLKNQLFIYEDESIEGYMFRAACSNYVTIDIINDHISLYFKKGVGDLKRALLLLNEENEHFYARNSIYFIYRSGLHQNNSRIQNLSKFCPICLSEKSYHRIHWMIAPIIVCNKHNLILLNHCDGCFQITNFKDITINQCSKCKKELSMCENKYINLSNSDSSMIMFDDIRNEGVVWNGLVVTDYYLVLKRLRWFLNYHSNGEIGFADLTYDEGKDKKSWFIGDENYFRWNILKSYELTDDWPNNLLKTYSTNELEFLTGYSLVIDNINYFFNDFIKKIKNIL, from the coding sequence GTGTCTAGTCTAAAAAATCAATTGTTTATTTATGAGGATGAGTCGATTGAGGGATACATGTTTAGAGCTGCATGTAGTAACTATGTTACTATAGATATAATAAACGACCATATTTCACTTTATTTCAAAAAAGGCGTAGGTGATTTGAAAAGAGCTTTGCTTCTTTTAAATGAAGAGAATGAACACTTCTATGCTAGGAATTCAATCTACTTTATTTACCGTTCTGGTTTACATCAAAATAATTCACGAATACAGAATCTTAGCAAATTTTGTCCAATTTGTTTGAGTGAAAAATCATATCACCGGATTCACTGGATGATTGCTCCAATCATTGTTTGCAATAAACATAATTTAATATTATTAAATCACTGTGATGGATGCTTCCAAATCACAAATTTTAAGGATATTACGATTAATCAATGTAGCAAATGCAAAAAAGAACTTTCAATGTGTGAAAATAAATATATCAACTTATCTAACAGTGATTCTTCAATGATTATGTTTGATGATATTCGCAACGAAGGGGTAGTTTGGAATGGCTTAGTTGTTACTGATTATTATTTAGTACTTAAACGACTAAGATGGTTCTTAAACTATCACTCGAATGGGGAAATTGGTTTTGCTGATCTAACATATGATGAAGGAAAAGATAAAAAAAGCTGGTTTATAGGTGATGAAAATTATTTTCGATGGAATATATTGAAATCATATGAGTTGACAGATGATTGGCCCAATAATCTATTGAAAACTTACAGCACAAATGAGCTTGAATTTCTCACAGGTTACAGTCTTGTTATTGATAATATTAACTATTTCTTTAATGATTTTATTAAAAAGATCAAAAACATACTTTAA
- a CDS encoding CBASS cGAMP-activated phospholipase has translation MLSIDGGGIKGLYSATVLQKMEERYGPLHEHFNLICGTSTGGIIALALASGIPMSKVVEFYKDSGPKIFPYQRKWKRALHWLKQLIWKSKYSDEQLRVALEGVFGDKRIEDCKTHVLIPTVNITTGEPCIFKSDHVPQLTRDKKRLLTEVALATSAAPTYFPIVELQMQNGREQFVDGGLVANNPALYGIQEYLRYYKNDSRYNDYSLLSISSINEAVKFPNLIENKRRSFVSWGDKLISLMIDSQSAAVHHHIEHLRSHSGGSYVRIPSMALTVDEKKKIALDMASPKSLSILIEKGIQASEQWIEKEDVKAFFTTITKEESA, from the coding sequence ATCCTCTCCATTGATGGTGGAGGAATAAAAGGACTGTACTCAGCAACAGTTCTTCAGAAGATGGAAGAAAGGTATGGACCGCTTCACGAACACTTTAATCTCATATGCGGAACTTCTACTGGTGGGATCATCGCACTGGCATTGGCATCCGGTATACCCATGAGTAAAGTTGTCGAATTTTACAAAGATTCGGGTCCTAAGATCTTTCCGTACCAAAGGAAATGGAAGCGAGCACTTCATTGGCTAAAGCAGCTAATCTGGAAATCGAAGTATTCAGATGAACAGCTTCGTGTGGCTTTAGAAGGCGTATTCGGTGACAAAAGGATAGAGGATTGCAAGACACATGTCCTTATTCCAACCGTAAACATCACGACCGGGGAGCCGTGCATCTTCAAATCAGACCATGTCCCACAATTAACAAGGGATAAAAAGCGGCTGCTTACTGAAGTGGCTCTTGCTACCTCAGCCGCGCCGACTTATTTCCCTATCGTTGAATTGCAAATGCAAAATGGCAGAGAACAATTCGTCGATGGTGGATTAGTTGCAAACAATCCTGCATTGTATGGTATCCAAGAATATTTAAGGTATTACAAAAACGATAGCCGCTATAACGATTATAGCCTGCTCTCTATTTCTTCTATTAACGAAGCCGTCAAATTTCCTAATCTCATTGAGAACAAACGGAGATCATTTGTAAGTTGGGGCGATAAATTAATTTCCCTGATGATAGATTCTCAAAGCGCGGCTGTGCACCATCACATTGAGCATCTACGCTCGCATTCCGGTGGCAGTTATGTGCGGATCCCAAGTATGGCTCTCACAGTGGATGAAAAGAAAAAAATTGCCCTTGATATGGCTAGCCCCAAATCGCTTTCGATTTTAATCGAAAAGGGAATTCAGGCAAGTGAGCAATGGATTGAAAAAGAGGATGTAAAAGCGTTTTTCACAACAATTACCAAGGAGGAATCGGCTTAA
- a CDS encoding CBASS cGAMP synthase — protein MSNCHDLFTNFHNEIYLDSTQKESLRTSRNEIRKKIKKYFKEELGLAEPKFYGQGSYMMNTTVTPIDGEYDVDDGIYLEHLKDMEEKDWATPATVHSWIVKATKGHTSTDPVDKNTCVRVIFKAKYHVDLPIYVKKTDEHPKLAHKSKGWIDSDPKELTKWFNDEVKEKGNQLKRLVRYLKAWKDNKEGDTKLPSGMFLTILAANHFVADHPDEDDAALAATAKAIHNALSDSFSLTRPVFPSEELMSDWSDTRRDNFLNKLANLVKKAEEALEESDKTKASKKWIDVFGDRFPEHETTEAAKSETNSVVIASAPPVLGNHGRSA, from the coding sequence ATGTCAAACTGCCATGATCTGTTTACTAATTTTCATAATGAAATTTATCTAGATTCGACCCAAAAAGAAAGTCTTCGGACATCCCGAAATGAAATTCGCAAGAAAATCAAAAAGTATTTTAAGGAGGAGCTCGGGCTAGCCGAACCTAAGTTTTACGGTCAGGGCTCCTATATGATGAATACGACCGTCACTCCAATCGATGGGGAATACGATGTCGATGACGGGATTTATTTAGAGCATCTAAAGGATATGGAAGAAAAGGACTGGGCTACGCCAGCAACCGTGCACAGCTGGATTGTTAAGGCGACGAAAGGACATACTTCAACGGATCCTGTGGATAAAAATACATGCGTTCGGGTTATCTTTAAAGCCAAATACCATGTCGACCTGCCGATTTATGTGAAGAAAACGGATGAACATCCAAAACTTGCGCACAAGTCAAAAGGTTGGATTGACAGCGACCCTAAGGAACTTACTAAATGGTTCAACGATGAAGTGAAGGAAAAAGGGAACCAGCTCAAACGACTCGTTCGATATCTAAAGGCGTGGAAGGATAATAAAGAAGGAGATACTAAATTGCCGAGTGGAATGTTTTTAACCATATTGGCTGCAAATCACTTTGTAGCCGATCACCCGGATGAGGATGATGCCGCACTTGCAGCCACAGCCAAAGCTATACACAATGCACTCTCCGACTCTTTCTCCCTAACAAGACCGGTGTTTCCAAGTGAAGAGTTGATGTCGGATTGGTCGGACACAAGACGGGATAACTTTTTAAATAAGCTGGCAAATCTAGTTAAAAAAGCTGAGGAAGCGCTAGAAGAATCAGATAAAACTAAAGCTTCGAAAAAGTGGATTGATGTATTCGGGGACCGCTTCCCGGAACATGAAACTACGGAAGCCGCGAAGTCGGAAACAAATTCTGTTGTAATAGCGTCAGCGCCACCGGTGCTCGGTAACCATGGACGATCAGCGTAA
- a CDS encoding TnsA endonuclease N-terminal domain-containing protein — MVQLSARRIRPTRGRNYRSKISRSKSLRIIHTESLLERDYVRIANFDSKVSKISFQPIGIRFHYKGRRRRYFPDFLIVTRDGQCYLIEVKLTKFVNTNLNKAKFEAARLLCLEKGWIFQVITEEQIRIGYLQSNLKLLLEVKAHKTTPAVTEYIKTVLKCYGPLTVAELLKQCEIVEASMMMLNLNKLIYAHEVMAEVVKERLSQKSYVWVV, encoded by the coding sequence ATGGTTCAACTTTCAGCTCGTCGGATCAGGCCAACTCGAGGAAGAAACTATCGAAGTAAAATTAGTAGATCTAAAAGTCTTAGAATTATTCACACGGAAAGCTTACTTGAAAGGGATTATGTTCGAATAGCAAATTTCGATAGCAAGGTATCGAAAATATCATTCCAGCCAATAGGGATAAGATTTCATTATAAAGGCAGGAGAAGAAGGTATTTTCCTGATTTCCTGATTGTAACTAGGGATGGGCAATGCTACCTAATCGAGGTTAAATTGACTAAATTTGTGAATACAAATCTAAATAAGGCTAAATTCGAAGCAGCAAGACTATTATGCTTAGAAAAAGGTTGGATTTTTCAAGTTATTACCGAGGAACAAATTCGCATCGGTTATCTTCAAAGTAATTTGAAGTTGTTGCTTGAAGTAAAAGCACACAAAACAACGCCAGCTGTAACTGAATATATAAAGACAGTTCTAAAATGTTATGGTCCTCTAACTGTTGCGGAATTGCTAAAGCAATGCGAAATAGTTGAAGCATCTATGATGATGCTAAATCTAAATAAACTTATTTATGCTCATGAAGTTATGGCAGAAGTAGTTAAAGAGCGGCTTTCACAAAAATCTTATGTATGGGTTGTTTAG
- a CDS encoding Ger(x)C family spore germination protein yields the protein MIRLVLLISVSFILILTTSGCMDIVEPNQLAFVLGSAIDHADNGEIEVSYQIVTPTQKTGPFKESSGNSESFFVISAKGRNVFEATQKIQKKLSRRLLTSHRILIAISENYFNKNDVSKLFDKLNRDPANNQRDIIVMVKGSAKEFLMIGHPMEHLSSIGAGKELQINGMNSFSTRQFIIDSVTEGIRPLVPTIQIENKKLSIKGATPIAGISSYAVLNNKLKIEGFLNNMEGSGAVWMAGKGTFQGITIPWEDGKGTLSFRFTHLGRQIHSESRNNPEQIKLTVKAQAYLLENTTSLDMSEVDNMIEVQKYVNEEVQKELQATMDKVQQWGSDIFGIGEHLHRKYPYWWKLQRDDWDEKFKKIDVTVKADIQLMSNGTSGAQLK from the coding sequence ATGATTCGGCTCGTACTCCTGATAAGCGTCTCCTTCATTCTTATTCTGACTACCTCCGGCTGCATGGATATTGTCGAGCCCAACCAATTGGCTTTCGTCCTGGGTTCGGCGATTGATCATGCCGACAACGGAGAGATTGAAGTAAGCTATCAGATCGTAACCCCCACTCAGAAGACCGGACCGTTCAAGGAAAGCTCCGGCAATTCGGAAAGCTTCTTCGTCATATCGGCTAAGGGGAGAAACGTTTTCGAAGCCACTCAGAAAATCCAAAAGAAGCTTTCTCGCAGATTGCTGACAAGTCACCGTATCCTGATCGCCATTAGTGAGAATTATTTCAATAAGAACGACGTAAGCAAGTTATTCGATAAACTGAACAGGGACCCTGCGAACAATCAACGTGATATTATTGTCATGGTAAAAGGCAGCGCTAAAGAATTCCTTATGATTGGACATCCCATGGAGCATCTATCCAGCATTGGCGCCGGAAAGGAACTGCAAATCAACGGGATGAACAGCTTCTCTACACGGCAATTCATTATCGACAGTGTCACGGAAGGGATCAGGCCTCTAGTGCCAACCATCCAGATTGAAAATAAAAAATTGAGCATCAAAGGGGCAACTCCGATTGCCGGGATCTCCAGCTATGCCGTCTTGAACAATAAACTTAAAATCGAAGGGTTTTTGAACAATATGGAAGGCTCCGGAGCGGTCTGGATGGCGGGAAAAGGAACTTTTCAAGGGATAACCATCCCATGGGAAGACGGCAAGGGCACTTTATCGTTCAGATTTACCCATCTTGGGCGACAAATTCATTCCGAAAGCCGCAATAATCCCGAACAAATTAAATTAACTGTCAAGGCGCAAGCTTACCTCCTTGAAAATACAACATCGCTCGATATGTCCGAGGTAGATAACATGATTGAGGTCCAGAAGTACGTTAATGAGGAAGTTCAAAAGGAATTGCAAGCTACGATGGATAAAGTCCAGCAGTGGGGATCTGACATATTCGGTATCGGAGAACATCTGCATCGCAAATATCCATACTGGTGGAAGTTGCAAAGAGACGATTGGGATGAAAAATTCAAAAAAATCGATGTGACCGTCAAGGCAGATATACAATTAATGTCAAACGGAACAAGCGGCGCACAGTTAAAATAA